The following are encoded together in the Bactrocera neohumeralis isolate Rockhampton chromosome 6, APGP_CSIRO_Bneo_wtdbg2-racon-allhic-juicebox.fasta_v2, whole genome shotgun sequence genome:
- the LOC126763095 gene encoding peritrophin-1-like: protein MKFHVFLFVCAALVAATTSIAIEDGIVCPKQQTDTSDVVQIPSPSNCGIFYKCERGRPIVNKCPQGLHYNTRLMVCDYPSRAQCVAVNPEQ, encoded by the exons ATGAAATTCCACGTATTTCTCTTTGTATGCGCTGCACTCGTCGCCGCCACCACCAGCATTGCTATTGAGGATGGCATTGTGTGTCCCAAGCAACAAACGGACACTTCGGATGTGGTGCAGATTCCGTCGCCCAGCAACTGTGGTATTTTCTACAAGTGCGAACGTGGGCGGCCAATAGTGAATAAATGTCCGCAGGGCTTGCATTATAACACGCGACTCATG GTTTGTGATTACCCCTCACGTGCCCAATGTGTAGCAGTTAATCCTGagcaataa